In Synechococcus sp. KORDI-52, one genomic interval encodes:
- a CDS encoding DUF3531 family protein — protein sequence MDIRFREVDPFNCWLWIRFSEPPSQGERNYVDGVFDSWYVIGRLGGFNAENLQVHDAGSDLSWMAYDNDGAESAMPALMHNMGQLEYHNDWGRCWVDLGTSDGVAIDVLINALRQLDSDVVQIEELVVGGVNENWPVDDHPDSVFPSGG from the coding sequence ATGGACATTCGTTTTCGTGAAGTCGATCCCTTCAATTGCTGGTTGTGGATCCGTTTCTCGGAACCTCCCAGCCAGGGGGAGCGGAATTACGTGGATGGTGTGTTCGACAGCTGGTACGTGATCGGCCGGCTAGGGGGCTTCAACGCAGAGAACCTGCAGGTTCATGACGCAGGTTCCGATCTCAGTTGGATGGCCTACGACAACGATGGGGCGGAGTCGGCAATGCCCGCTCTGATGCACAACATGGGGCAACTCGAATATCACAACGACTGGGGACGGTGCTGGGTGGATCTCGGTACATCGGATGGGGTCGCCATTGATGTCTTGATCAATGCCTTGCGTCAACTGGATTCCGACGTGGTTCAGATCGAAGAGCTGGTCGTCGGTGGGGTCAATGAAAATTGGCCGGTCGACGATCACCCCGATAGCGTTTTCCCTTCAGGTGGCTGA
- a CDS encoding ABC transporter ATP-binding protein: MLELSGITYAPATAGAPILDGVAFHAQKGRPLLIAGASGSGKTSLLEIISGLASATSGSIRWNGSVMKRRQLRWLCGIVFQFPERHFLGLSVAQELRLGHRRLGHEREQSVLERVGLDSIASTTAPERLSGGQQRRLALAVQMLRGAEVLLLDEPTAGLDWSVRRDVLDLLAGLAREQVLIVVTHEPELFQDWDCERLRLQSGRLEPMTTLP, encoded by the coding sequence ATGCTCGAGCTCTCTGGAATCACCTATGCACCTGCAACGGCTGGTGCCCCCATCCTCGACGGCGTCGCTTTTCACGCACAGAAAGGACGGCCGCTGCTGATCGCTGGCGCCAGTGGATCCGGAAAGACATCGCTGCTGGAGATCATCAGCGGCTTGGCGTCAGCCACATCCGGCAGCATCCGCTGGAACGGAAGCGTGATGAAACGACGGCAGCTGCGCTGGCTGTGCGGCATCGTTTTCCAGTTTCCCGAGCGCCATTTCCTCGGTCTGAGCGTGGCGCAGGAACTGCGGCTGGGCCATCGGCGGCTGGGGCATGAGCGCGAACAGAGCGTGCTCGAACGGGTTGGCCTCGACAGCATCGCCTCAACAACGGCACCAGAACGGCTGAGCGGCGGGCAGCAACGGCGGCTTGCCCTCGCGGTGCAGATGCTCCGCGGCGCTGAAGTGCTCCTCCTGGATGAACCCACTGCTGGGTTGGATTGGTCGGTGCGACGCGACGTGCTGGATCTACTCGCCGGCCTGGCCCGTGAACAGGTGTTGATCGTGGTCACCCATGAACCCGAGCTGTTTCAAGACTGGGACTGCGAACGCTTGCGTTTGCAGAGCGGGCGGCTCGAACCGATGACTACATTGCCCTGA